Proteins encoded by one window of Aliivibrio wodanis:
- the rluE gene encoding pseudouridine synthase, with amino-acid sequence MTFKRSPNWKKPAFKKKTTQKPRPAPKDRKVLIFNKPFDVLSQFTDDQHRQTLADFISVKDVYAAGRLDRDSEGLLILTNDGVLQARLTQPESKSPKTYWVQVEGDPTEEDLEKLRQGVELKDGMTLPAKVEMMTEPDLWERNPPVRFRAAIPTTWIAITIIEGRNRQVRRMTAHIGFPTLRLIRYSMGDWTIKDVPHGEWKEVTL; translated from the coding sequence ATGACATTCAAGCGTTCCCCTAATTGGAAAAAACCAGCTTTTAAGAAAAAAACGACTCAAAAGCCACGCCCTGCACCAAAAGATCGTAAAGTCCTTATCTTTAATAAACCTTTTGATGTACTGAGTCAATTTACCGATGACCAACATCGCCAGACGCTCGCAGATTTTATTTCAGTAAAAGATGTTTATGCCGCTGGTCGCCTTGATCGCGATAGCGAAGGGTTATTAATCTTGACCAATGATGGTGTCCTGCAAGCTCGTTTAACACAACCTGAATCGAAATCACCAAAAACCTATTGGGTACAAGTTGAAGGCGATCCAACCGAAGAAGATTTAGAAAAACTTCGTCAAGGCGTCGAATTAAAAGATGGCATGACACTGCCAGCAAAAGTAGAAATGATGACAGAACCTGATTTATGGGAGCGTAATCCTCCGGTTCGATTCCGAGCTGCTATTCCAACCACTTGGATTGCAATAACGATTATTGAAGGCCGTAATCGTCAAGTTCGACGCATGACTGCACATATTGGTTTTCCAACGTTACGTTTAATTCGTTACTCAATGGGCGATTGGACTATAAAAGATGTCCCTCACGGTGAATGGAAAGAAGTCACTCTGTAG